In Arthrobacter ramosus, one DNA window encodes the following:
- a CDS encoding nucleobase:cation symporter-2 family protein: MNTKNKTRPAASGPARPEDKRLSIGSTFAYGFQHVLTMYGGIIAPPLIIGAAAGMSSQNIGLLIAACLFVGGLATILQTVGIPFFGSQLPLVQGVSFAGVSTMVAIVNGGGGIQAVFGSVMVASLIGLVITPLFSKIIKFFPPVVTGTVITTIGLTLMPVAANWAMGGNSAAPNYGSVANIGLAAATMGIVLLLSKVGNAAISRLSILLAMVIGTVIALATGMADFSKVGQGPMVAFPTPFAFGAPTFEIASIVSMLIVILVTLTETSADIIAVGEIVETKVDSRRIGNGLRADMLSSAISPIFNSFTQSAFAQNVGLVAITGIKSRFVVSAGGFILVVLGLLPVLGRVVAAVPTPVLGGAGVVLFGTVAASGIRTLSKVEYRNNMNLIIVAASIGFGMIPIAAPKFYDQFPSWFSTIFHSGISSAAIMAILLNVLFNHLKAGNSDNQSVFVAGTGRVVSEADIACLAHGDRFENGKLIDAEGKEVPLKSDTPAEH, translated from the coding sequence ATGAACACGAAGAATAAAACCCGCCCCGCAGCGTCCGGGCCAGCCCGCCCCGAGGACAAGCGACTCTCGATCGGGAGCACGTTCGCCTACGGCTTCCAGCACGTCTTGACCATGTACGGCGGCATCATCGCCCCGCCCCTCATCATCGGAGCCGCCGCAGGCATGTCCTCGCAGAACATCGGCCTCCTGATCGCGGCCTGCCTGTTTGTCGGCGGCCTCGCCACCATTCTGCAGACTGTCGGCATCCCGTTCTTCGGATCGCAACTGCCGCTGGTCCAGGGCGTGTCCTTCGCCGGCGTTTCCACGATGGTGGCGATCGTCAACGGCGGGGGCGGGATCCAGGCGGTGTTCGGCTCGGTCATGGTGGCGTCCCTGATCGGCCTGGTAATCACACCGCTTTTCTCCAAGATCATCAAATTCTTCCCACCCGTAGTCACAGGCACCGTCATCACCACCATCGGGCTGACCCTCATGCCCGTTGCGGCCAACTGGGCTATGGGCGGCAACAGCGCCGCACCCAACTACGGCAGCGTGGCGAACATCGGACTCGCCGCGGCCACGATGGGCATCGTCCTGCTCCTGAGCAAGGTCGGCAACGCGGCCATCTCGCGCCTGTCCATCCTCCTTGCCATGGTCATCGGGACCGTCATCGCCCTCGCCACCGGCATGGCCGATTTCTCCAAGGTTGGCCAAGGTCCGATGGTGGCCTTCCCCACACCGTTCGCGTTCGGTGCTCCCACCTTCGAAATCGCGTCCATTGTTTCGATGCTGATCGTCATCCTGGTCACCCTGACCGAAACCTCGGCGGACATCATCGCCGTCGGGGAAATCGTGGAAACCAAAGTCGATTCACGCCGTATCGGCAACGGCCTCCGGGCGGACATGCTCTCCAGCGCCATCTCCCCGATCTTCAATTCCTTCACCCAGAGCGCCTTCGCCCAGAACGTCGGCCTCGTGGCCATCACCGGCATCAAGAGCCGCTTCGTGGTCAGCGCCGGCGGGTTCATCCTGGTGGTCCTCGGACTGCTGCCCGTCCTCGGGCGAGTTGTCGCAGCGGTTCCCACGCCCGTCCTGGGCGGCGCCGGCGTCGTACTCTTCGGAACTGTGGCCGCAAGCGGCATCCGGACGCTCTCCAAGGTGGAGTACCGCAACAATATGAACCTGATCATCGTGGCCGCGTCCATCGGCTTCGGCATGATCCCGATCGCCGCCCCGAAGTTCTACGACCAGTTCCCGTCCTGGTTCTCCACGATCTTCCACTCGGGCATCAGCTCGGCAGCCATCATGGCCATCCTGCTGAACGTGCTCTTCAACCACCTCAAGGCGGGCAACTCGGACAACCAATCGGTGTTCGTGGCAGGCACGGGCCGCGTGGTCAGCGAAGCGGACATTGCCTGCCTCGCGCATGGCGACCGCTTCGAGAACGGCAAACTGATCGACGCCGAAGGCAAAGAAGTGCCGCTCAAGTCGGACACCCCCGCCGAGCACTAA
- the pucL gene encoding factor-independent urate hydroxylase, which produces MTMSNNIVLGDNQYGKAEVRVVKVTRDTDRHQIEDLNVTSQLRGDFQAAHLQGDNAHVVATDTQKNTIYAFARDGIGSPEAFLLRLSEHFTSGFEWVTGGRWEAEAYTWDRIQAHGSEHDHSFVRKGQEVRTAVVVREGNTTHVISGLKDLTVLKTTQSGFVGYPRDRYTTLPETTDRILATDVSARWRYSTGLDVAGTDFNKSYEDIKALLLEGFTENYSHALQQTLFDMGKKVLEAHSEVDEIKFSMPNKHHFLVDLSPFGLDNPNEVFFAADRPYGLIEATVQRDNTTPAPAAWSGIAGFC; this is translated from the coding sequence ATGACCATGAGCAACAACATCGTCCTCGGCGACAACCAGTACGGCAAGGCAGAAGTCCGCGTCGTCAAAGTCACCCGCGACACCGACCGCCACCAGATCGAAGACCTTAACGTCACCTCGCAATTGCGTGGCGACTTCCAGGCTGCGCACCTCCAAGGCGACAACGCACACGTCGTCGCCACGGACACCCAGAAGAACACCATCTACGCCTTTGCCCGCGACGGTATCGGCTCCCCCGAAGCCTTCCTCCTGCGCCTGAGCGAACACTTCACCTCAGGCTTCGAGTGGGTTACGGGCGGCCGCTGGGAAGCCGAGGCCTACACCTGGGACCGCATCCAGGCACACGGCTCCGAACACGACCACAGCTTTGTCCGCAAGGGGCAGGAAGTCCGCACCGCCGTCGTGGTCCGTGAAGGCAACACAACGCACGTCATCTCCGGCCTCAAGGACCTGACCGTCCTCAAGACCACGCAGTCCGGCTTCGTGGGCTACCCCCGCGACCGGTACACCACGCTGCCCGAGACCACGGACCGCATCCTCGCCACCGATGTCTCGGCCCGCTGGCGCTACAGCACCGGGCTCGACGTTGCCGGGACCGACTTCAACAAGAGCTATGAGGACATCAAGGCCCTGCTCCTGGAAGGCTTCACGGAGAACTACTCCCACGCCCTGCAGCAGACCCTGTTCGACATGGGCAAGAAGGTCCTGGAGGCCCACAGCGAAGTGGACGAGATCAAGTTCTCGATGCCCAACAAGCACCACTTCCTGGTTGACCTCAGCCCGTTCGGCCTCGACAACCCCAACGAGGTCTTCTTCGCCGCGGACCGTCCGTACGGCTTGATCGAAGCCACGGTCCAGCGCGACAACACCACACCTGCCCCGGCTGCGTGGAGCGGCATCGCCGGCTTCTGCTGA
- a CDS encoding DUF2510 domain-containing protein, producing the protein MTVPQHNTPTPPGWYPDPSGSGQLRWWDGNAWTGNAWNPPAQTGGAQAGAGQPGAGQPGAAWPAAARPGQYAGPGQYAGPVQPAPRPEISKQTPVYNPFIWLVTLLPVITLIILMLWNPVFHLRYVGARRVPTLDPSAFSVPYFLLVISSWLIYGVSVLLSYLDWQKLQRDGVVRPFHWAWAFLGAGVYVVGRSVIVHKVAPQRGLAPVWALIGLTAVSLILVSVKASMIVSTIAKALPM; encoded by the coding sequence ATGACCGTCCCCCAGCACAACACGCCGACTCCTCCAGGTTGGTACCCGGACCCTTCGGGCTCCGGGCAACTACGGTGGTGGGACGGTAACGCCTGGACTGGAAACGCCTGGAACCCACCGGCCCAGACCGGCGGGGCCCAAGCAGGAGCAGGTCAGCCCGGTGCTGGTCAGCCTGGCGCGGCGTGGCCCGCGGCCGCGCGGCCCGGGCAATACGCGGGACCTGGGCAATACGCGGGACCGGTCCAGCCCGCGCCGCGCCCGGAAATCAGCAAGCAGACGCCGGTCTACAATCCGTTTATCTGGCTCGTCACGCTGCTGCCGGTGATCACACTGATTATCCTGATGCTCTGGAATCCGGTCTTCCACCTGCGATATGTCGGCGCTCGGCGCGTACCGACCCTCGATCCCAGCGCGTTCAGCGTTCCATATTTCCTGCTGGTTATCTCGTCCTGGCTCATCTACGGGGTCAGCGTTCTCTTGTCCTACCTCGACTGGCAAAAGCTGCAGAGGGACGGGGTGGTCCGCCCCTTCCACTGGGCGTGGGCCTTCCTGGGCGCCGGAGTCTACGTGGTGGGCCGTTCAGTGATCGTCCACAAGGTCGCCCCGCAGCGCGGACTCGCGCCGGTTTGGGCACTGATTGGCCTGACCGCCGTGAGCTTGATCCTGGTGTCCGTCAAAGCGAGCATGATCGTTTCGACCATCGCCAAGGCCCTGCCAATGTAG
- a CDS encoding 8-oxoguanine deaminase has translation MSPKSDFQPAAPATDPASSRLWIKNPLDVFTANGLDARGGIVVSDGKIAELVPAGKRPSAPCHETFDAGSHVLLPGLINTHHHFYQTLTRAWGPVANAPLFPWLQNLYPVWARLTPDSLELAVKVALAELLLSGCTTAADHHYLFPAGLEDAIDVEVGVVRELGMRATLTRGSMTLGEDDGGLPPRSTVQRPEVILADSERLIGKYHERGDGAVIQIALAPCSPFSVTREIMAESAAMAERLDVRLHTHLAETIDEEDFCREMFGLRTVDYLDSVGWLGKRTWLGHGIHFDNDEIARLGAAGTAVAHCPTSNMRLASGTARVLELEAAGVPVGLGVDGSASNDASNMILEARQALYLQRLRYGADVPVERALGWATLGSAAVLGRTDIGQIAPGMQADLALFKPEGLRFSGSHDPVAALLLCAADRADRVMVGGKWRVVDGQIPGLDIPELIAKHSAAAQKIISG, from the coding sequence GTGTCCCCGAAATCCGATTTCCAGCCAGCAGCCCCGGCGACGGATCCAGCCTCTTCCCGGCTCTGGATCAAGAATCCCCTCGATGTGTTCACGGCCAACGGGCTCGACGCCCGCGGCGGCATCGTGGTCAGCGATGGGAAAATCGCCGAGCTCGTCCCCGCCGGAAAGCGTCCATCCGCGCCGTGCCATGAAACTTTCGACGCCGGCAGCCACGTCCTGCTGCCAGGGCTCATCAACACGCACCACCACTTCTACCAAACGCTCACCCGCGCCTGGGGTCCGGTGGCCAACGCTCCCCTGTTTCCATGGCTGCAGAACCTCTATCCCGTGTGGGCGCGGCTGACGCCGGACAGCCTCGAACTTGCCGTGAAAGTTGCGCTTGCGGAACTCCTGCTTTCCGGTTGCACCACGGCGGCCGACCACCACTACCTCTTCCCCGCGGGACTTGAGGACGCGATCGACGTCGAGGTCGGCGTCGTGCGTGAACTCGGCATGCGCGCCACGCTCACCCGCGGGTCCATGACGCTGGGCGAGGACGACGGCGGCCTGCCGCCTCGATCCACGGTGCAGCGCCCGGAGGTGATCCTCGCGGACAGCGAACGGCTGATCGGGAAGTACCACGAACGCGGAGACGGCGCAGTCATCCAGATCGCCTTGGCCCCTTGCTCGCCATTCTCGGTGACCAGGGAGATCATGGCCGAGAGCGCTGCCATGGCCGAACGGTTGGATGTCCGGCTTCACACGCACCTCGCGGAAACCATCGACGAGGAAGATTTCTGCCGCGAGATGTTCGGACTGCGCACGGTCGATTATTTGGACAGCGTCGGCTGGCTCGGAAAGCGCACTTGGCTTGGCCACGGGATCCATTTCGACAACGACGAGATCGCCCGGCTGGGTGCCGCGGGCACCGCCGTCGCGCACTGCCCGACGTCGAACATGCGGCTCGCGTCCGGCACCGCACGGGTGCTGGAACTTGAGGCCGCCGGGGTTCCGGTAGGGCTGGGAGTGGACGGTTCGGCGTCGAACGATGCCTCCAATATGATCCTCGAAGCGCGGCAAGCGCTGTATCTGCAGCGGCTGCGCTATGGCGCGGACGTCCCGGTGGAGCGTGCGCTCGGCTGGGCGACGCTGGGATCCGCTGCGGTGTTGGGCCGCACCGACATCGGCCAGATTGCTCCCGGGATGCAGGCAGACCTTGCCTTGTTCAAGCCCGAGGGGCTGCGTTTCTCCGGCAGCCATGATCCCGTCGCGGCATTGTTGCTCTGCGCGGCGGACCGCGCCGACCGCGTCATGGTGGGCGGCAAGTGGCGCGTTGTGGACGGCCAGATTCCGGGTCTGGACATCCCGGAACTTATTGCCAAACACTCAGCCGCCGCACAGAAAATCATCAGCGGTTAG
- a CDS encoding nucleoside deaminase, translating to MSTTVTAEHFLATSIELATANVLNSGGPFGAVIVTADGRAFEGVNRVTASNDPTAHAEVTAIRNACRELGTFDLSGATLYTSCEPCPMCLASALWARIDNVVFAADRHDAASVGFDDAVFYEYFENEDRDKLMPVRKLELGDPQAPAILEPFNTWNTLDSRIDY from the coding sequence ATGAGTACCACCGTCACGGCCGAACATTTCTTGGCCACCTCCATTGAGCTGGCAACAGCCAATGTCCTCAACAGCGGCGGGCCGTTCGGGGCCGTCATTGTCACCGCGGACGGCCGCGCCTTCGAAGGCGTCAACCGGGTCACCGCAAGCAACGACCCCACGGCGCACGCCGAGGTCACCGCCATCCGCAATGCCTGCCGCGAGCTCGGCACCTTCGATCTCAGCGGAGCCACCCTCTACACGAGCTGCGAGCCATGCCCCATGTGCCTGGCCTCGGCTCTCTGGGCACGCATTGACAATGTGGTCTTCGCAGCAGACCGGCACGACGCCGCCTCCGTCGGCTTCGACGACGCCGTCTTCTACGAATACTTCGAGAACGAAGACCGGGACAAGCTCATGCCGGTCCGCAAACTGGAACTGGGCGACCCCCAGGCGCCGGCCATACTGGAACCGTTCAACACCTGGAACACGCTTGACTCCAGGATTGACTACTAG
- a CDS encoding NCS2 family permease yields the protein MTILDPAEMRTATEKQAAPLGAGQTDAREKHTATGLAQRGSSPRPPASNSFLDRFFQITKRGSTLAREFRGGIVTFFTMAYIVILNPLILGGFSAQNAPTDVAGGWLSAAQVGAVTGLTAGVMTVLFGLIANLPFGLAAGLGINSFLAVAVIHEVTWPEAMGLVVINGILIVLFGVTGARTAIFKAVPKELKAAITVGIGLFIAFIGFVDSGFVRATKGGPPVQLGNDGSITSIPTLVFIVGLLVMGILVARKIQGGLLIGIVATTVLAAVVEAVMHIGPGSAANPGGWHLNTPVLSGQLVSAPDFSLVGHFDLFGSFSRIGGLAATMLVFTLVFTNFFDAMGTMTGLAKSAGVAYKDGTFPKLKSAFIVEGLGAVAGGATSGSSNTVYIDSAAGIGEGARTGLASVVTGLLFLGSMFLTPLTSVVPLEVAAAALVVVGAMMMAQIREIKFSKFSVALPAFLTIVTMPLTYSIANGIGVGFISWAVIHAASGKCKKVHPLMWVVTVGFLVYFARGPISALLGS from the coding sequence ATGACAATCCTGGACCCCGCAGAAATGCGAACGGCAACTGAAAAGCAGGCTGCGCCCTTGGGCGCAGGGCAGACAGATGCACGCGAAAAGCACACGGCAACCGGACTGGCACAGCGGGGCAGCAGCCCCAGGCCCCCGGCGTCGAACTCCTTCCTGGATCGTTTCTTCCAGATCACCAAGCGTGGCTCCACGCTGGCCCGCGAATTCCGCGGCGGCATCGTCACGTTCTTCACGATGGCCTACATCGTTATCCTCAACCCCCTGATCCTGGGCGGATTCTCGGCCCAGAACGCACCCACGGATGTGGCGGGCGGATGGTTGTCCGCCGCGCAGGTCGGGGCAGTCACCGGCCTGACCGCCGGCGTCATGACGGTCCTCTTCGGCCTTATCGCGAACCTGCCGTTCGGGCTCGCCGCAGGCTTGGGAATCAACTCGTTCCTCGCAGTCGCCGTCATCCACGAAGTCACCTGGCCGGAAGCCATGGGCCTGGTGGTCATCAACGGCATCCTGATTGTCCTGTTCGGCGTCACGGGTGCCCGGACCGCGATCTTCAAGGCTGTCCCCAAGGAACTCAAGGCCGCCATCACCGTTGGCATCGGCCTGTTCATCGCCTTCATCGGCTTCGTCGATTCCGGCTTCGTCCGCGCCACAAAAGGCGGACCGCCGGTACAGCTCGGCAACGATGGTTCCATCACCTCTATACCGACCCTTGTTTTCATTGTCGGTCTGCTGGTCATGGGAATCCTCGTGGCCCGTAAGATCCAGGGCGGCCTCCTGATCGGAATCGTCGCCACCACGGTCCTCGCCGCCGTCGTCGAGGCCGTCATGCACATCGGGCCTGGCAGCGCCGCCAATCCCGGTGGCTGGCATCTCAACACTCCGGTACTGTCCGGCCAGCTGGTTTCCGCACCGGACTTCAGCCTGGTGGGCCACTTCGACCTCTTCGGTTCGTTCTCGCGGATCGGCGGCCTGGCGGCCACGATGCTGGTGTTCACCCTGGTGTTCACCAACTTCTTCGACGCCATGGGCACCATGACCGGCCTCGCCAAGAGCGCCGGCGTGGCATACAAGGACGGGACGTTCCCCAAGCTCAAGTCGGCCTTCATCGTCGAAGGCCTGGGCGCGGTAGCCGGCGGCGCGACGTCGGGCTCGTCCAACACCGTGTACATCGACTCCGCTGCCGGGATTGGCGAAGGCGCCCGCACGGGCCTGGCGTCGGTAGTCACCGGGCTGCTGTTCCTGGGTTCGATGTTCCTGACCCCGCTCACCAGCGTGGTTCCGCTCGAGGTCGCAGCCGCGGCCCTGGTGGTGGTGGGCGCCATGATGATGGCGCAGATCCGCGAGATCAAGTTCTCCAAGTTCTCCGTGGCCCTGCCCGCCTTCCTCACCATCGTCACCATGCCGCTGACGTACTCCATCGCCAACGGCATCGGCGTCGGATTCATCTCCTGGGCCGTGATCCATGCGGCATCGGGGAAGTGCAAGAAAGTCCATCCGCTCATGTGGGTGGTGACCGTGGGCTTCTTGGTCTACTTTGCCCGCGGGCCGATCAGCGCCCTCTTGGGATCATGA
- a CDS encoding XdhC family protein: MLDLMPSLGTWRPAVSGQRCAVATIVAAGGSVPRPLGTSMLVSEHGDVLGSLSGGCVEGAVVEAALQAMHDGGSRLESFGYSAEDAFAVGLTCGGELEVHIQPTGAAGLDLDWLNTVSGLQSSLALIRRLDAAGGAVVVPDPARFSAAGSRELSALLGGDDAVIRAAAAQLEPLLHGGRAGLVRLAPAEGCGGSAPEAEPITLFVESRLPAARMLIFGANDFGAALLPAGKLLGYEVTLCDARPAFSSQGRFLAADHLVTDWPHRYLAAEAAAGRLDSRTVVCVLTHDPKFDIPLLETALALDLAYVGAMGSRRSHRQRIDGLLARGIPVEALGRLHSPIGLDLGAVTPAEVAVSITAEILASRAPNPASAWGSLKDGSGPIHQTSTPEQSKVTPWT, encoded by the coding sequence ATGCTGGATTTGATGCCTTCGCTGGGCACGTGGCGGCCCGCGGTCTCCGGGCAGCGATGCGCCGTCGCCACGATCGTGGCCGCGGGAGGTTCCGTGCCCCGGCCGCTCGGCACGTCCATGCTGGTTTCCGAACACGGCGACGTCCTTGGCAGCCTCTCTGGCGGCTGCGTGGAAGGCGCCGTGGTGGAGGCCGCGCTTCAAGCAATGCACGACGGCGGCAGCCGCCTTGAGTCGTTCGGCTACAGCGCCGAGGACGCGTTCGCCGTCGGGCTCACGTGTGGCGGCGAGCTGGAAGTCCACATCCAGCCGACCGGCGCCGCCGGGCTGGACCTGGATTGGTTGAACACCGTGAGCGGCTTGCAGTCCTCCCTGGCACTCATCCGCAGGCTCGACGCCGCGGGAGGCGCCGTCGTCGTTCCTGATCCGGCGCGTTTTTCCGCCGCAGGTTCACGGGAACTTTCGGCCCTTCTTGGCGGGGATGACGCCGTGATCCGCGCCGCTGCAGCCCAGCTCGAGCCACTCCTGCATGGCGGCCGCGCAGGGCTGGTGCGGCTCGCTCCGGCCGAAGGCTGCGGGGGCTCCGCGCCGGAAGCCGAACCCATTACCCTCTTCGTGGAAAGCCGCTTGCCCGCGGCCCGCATGCTGATCTTTGGCGCCAACGACTTCGGCGCGGCATTGCTCCCCGCCGGGAAACTCCTGGGTTACGAGGTCACTTTGTGCGATGCGCGGCCCGCGTTTTCGAGCCAGGGCCGTTTCCTCGCTGCAGACCACCTCGTCACCGACTGGCCGCACCGGTACCTTGCCGCAGAAGCAGCCGCCGGCCGGCTCGATTCCCGAACCGTGGTGTGCGTGCTGACCCACGATCCCAAATTCGATATTCCCCTGCTGGAAACAGCCCTCGCTTTGGACCTCGCCTATGTGGGAGCCATGGGTTCGAGGCGCAGCCACCGGCAGCGGATCGACGGACTTCTGGCTCGCGGCATCCCGGTCGAGGCCCTCGGACGCCTGCATTCGCCGATCGGACTGGACCTTGGTGCCGTCACTCCCGCCGAAGTGGCCGTTTCCATCACCGCCGAAATCCTCGCGTCCCGCGCTCCGAACCCGGCCTCTGCCTGGGGTTCGCTCAAGGACGGAAGCGGGCCGATCCATCAGACCAGTACCCCCGAACAAAGCAAGGTGACCCCATGGACATGA
- a CDS encoding FAD binding domain-containing protein — MDMNTIESVVATTDPGQWREGDAWLAGGTVLFSYGSPVGSEEPLKRLLDLGQAGWPALTVSDAGIELAAICTIAELYALPVSDAVAGRNWPGLGLFRPSCDSFVASFKVWNMSTVGGNVCTSLPAGPMISLCAGLDARATILGRHGSSRTVPVAEFVTGDGKNCLAPGELLRSIQLPASALAATVAFRRLSLSNLGRSGVLLIGRLDADGGLVLTVTAATKRPVQLRFAAAELPDAERLAAAVGHSIPTELYHDDIHGLPEWRRDMTFRLAEEIRAELCDPVSGDGPLTVSGDFWPPHATSPQPSTQPAQKEA, encoded by the coding sequence ATGGACATGAACACCATCGAGTCCGTGGTTGCCACCACGGATCCAGGCCAGTGGCGCGAGGGCGACGCTTGGCTCGCCGGCGGCACGGTCTTATTCTCCTACGGCAGTCCGGTGGGCAGCGAAGAGCCGCTCAAGCGGTTGCTCGATCTGGGGCAAGCAGGTTGGCCGGCCTTAACCGTGAGCGACGCCGGCATTGAGTTGGCCGCCATCTGCACCATCGCCGAGCTCTACGCTCTCCCGGTGTCTGACGCCGTGGCCGGCCGGAACTGGCCGGGACTGGGCCTTTTCCGCCCGAGCTGCGACTCTTTCGTGGCCTCCTTCAAGGTGTGGAACATGTCCACCGTTGGCGGCAATGTGTGCACTTCGCTCCCGGCCGGGCCGATGATTTCACTGTGCGCCGGCCTGGATGCCAGGGCCACCATCCTCGGCCGGCACGGCAGCAGCCGCACTGTTCCCGTGGCCGAGTTCGTCACCGGGGACGGGAAGAACTGCCTGGCACCCGGCGAGCTCCTGCGCAGCATCCAGCTGCCGGCGTCGGCCTTGGCGGCGACCGTCGCCTTCCGGCGGCTCTCGCTGAGCAATCTCGGGCGATCCGGGGTGCTGCTGATCGGAAGGCTCGACGCCGATGGCGGACTGGTCCTCACCGTCACCGCTGCCACTAAACGGCCCGTACAGCTGCGGTTCGCCGCCGCGGAGTTGCCGGACGCCGAGCGGCTGGCCGCCGCCGTCGGGCATTCAATCCCCACGGAGCTGTACCACGACGACATCCACGGGCTCCCGGAATGGCGCCGCGACATGACGTTCCGGCTCGCCGAGGAGATCCGCGCGGAACTGTGCGATCCGGTTTCAGGCGACGGACCGCTCACGGTCTCGGGCGATTTCTGGCCACCGCACGCCACCTCGCCGCAACCATCCACCCAACCCGCACAGAAGGAGGCCTGA